The Clostridium sporogenes genome contains a region encoding:
- the dnaN gene encoding DNA polymerase III subunit beta yields MKITCQKNILLEGISIVQKAVTGKSTLPILSGILIRANKNELVLTGSDMDLSIETKVKANILEEGTIVLDARLFGEIIRKLPNDLIEINTLEDNSIEIICQNSRFNLIYMNPDEFPNPPIINENMIFSIGESKLKNMIKGTIFATAQDETRPILTGVLFQIKDKMLNLVALDGYRLALRSEVVDNDNTINAVIPGKTLNEVSKILEEDNENVNITFTPNHILFSIGETKIISRLLEGEFISYKSIIPEEFNLKIIAKRSELLNSIERASLMAKEGNTNLVKFDFSDDKIVITSNSQLGMVREELEVVLQGEDLQIAFNSKYLLDVLKTMEDNEVVLEFSSSVSPCIIKNTEINNCTYLVLPVRLNNN; encoded by the coding sequence ATGAAAATAACTTGTCAAAAAAACATTTTACTAGAAGGTATATCTATAGTTCAAAAAGCAGTAACTGGAAAATCAACATTACCTATATTATCTGGAATACTTATTAGAGCTAATAAAAATGAATTGGTCTTAACTGGTTCTGATATGGATCTTAGCATTGAAACTAAAGTAAAAGCTAACATTTTAGAAGAGGGAACTATAGTTTTAGATGCTAGACTTTTTGGTGAAATAATAAGGAAATTACCTAATGATCTAATAGAAATAAATACATTAGAAGATAATTCTATAGAAATAATATGTCAAAATTCTAGATTTAATCTAATATATATGAACCCAGATGAATTTCCTAATCCACCTATTATCAATGAAAATATGATATTTTCCATAGGTGAAAGTAAATTAAAAAATATGATTAAAGGAACTATATTTGCTACAGCTCAAGATGAAACAAGACCTATTCTTACAGGGGTTTTATTTCAAATAAAAGATAAAATGTTAAATTTAGTAGCTTTAGATGGTTACAGGTTAGCTTTAAGAAGCGAAGTTGTTGATAATGATAATACGATAAATGCTGTTATTCCAGGGAAAACATTAAATGAAGTTTCAAAAATTTTAGAAGAAGATAATGAAAATGTTAATATTACATTTACTCCTAATCATATTTTATTTAGTATAGGAGAAACAAAAATAATTTCAAGATTATTAGAAGGAGAATTTATTAGCTATAAATCTATAATACCTGAAGAATTTAACTTAAAAATAATAGCTAAAAGATCAGAGCTTTTAAATTCTATAGAAAGAGCTTCTCTTATGGCTAAAGAAGGAAACACTAATTTAGTTAAATTTGATTTCTCAGATGATAAAATTGTAATAACATCAAATTCTCAATTAGGAATGGTTCGAGAAGAGTTAGAAGTTGTATTGCAAGGAGAAGATTTGCAAATTGCATTCAATTCAAAATATCTTTTAGATGTTTTGAAAACTATGGAAGATAATGAGGTTGTATTAGAGTTTTCAAGTAGTGTTAGTCCTTGTATTATAAAAAATACAGAAATAAACAATTGTACTTATCTAGTTTTACCAGTAAGGTTAAACAATAATTAA
- the yaaA gene encoding S4 domain-containing protein YaaA codes for MVEIKINSEIIKLDSFLKWSGATTLGSEAKFFIQNGEVKVNGEIEKRRGRKLKIGDLIEFNNETYKII; via the coding sequence ATGGTTGAAATAAAAATTAATTCAGAAATAATAAAATTAGATTCTTTCTTAAAATGGTCAGGGGCAACAACTTTAGGTTCAGAGGCTAAATTTTTTATACAAAACGGAGAAGTTAAAGTTAATGGAGAAATAGAAAAAAGAAGAGGTAGAAAACTTAAAATAGGCGACTTAATAGAGTTTAATAATGAAACATATAAAATTATTTAA
- the recF gene encoding DNA replication/repair protein RecF (All proteins in this family for which functions are known are DNA-binding proteins that assist the filamentation of RecA onto DNA for the initiation of recombination or recombinational repair.), whose product MYIKNVHLINFRNYDDMYLELSPNTNIFVGNNAQGKTNILESIYYSSIGKSHRTNKDKDLIKWDKNNTYLRTYVSRERLDKTIDINIFKNGKKAITVNKIKIKKISELMGNLNVVMFSPEDLRIIKDSPGNRRKFLDIELCKINNVYYHDLVQYNKILSERNTALKNWNNKINDIIDIYDEQLSKYGAFIIKERNKYLDKLNIIGKNIHKKITNDLEDINFRYLTNIKDFDNAEKELLIVLKKNRKKDLERNSTSIGPHRDDFEVSINNIDTRIFGSQGQQRTAVLTLKFASLEIIKNVIGEYPVLLLDDVLSELDSNRQRFVLNSIDKIQTIITCTGIEEIDKYLDKKQSQLYLVNNGKIKRV is encoded by the coding sequence ATGTATATAAAAAATGTGCACTTAATAAATTTTAGAAATTATGATGATATGTATTTAGAATTAAGTCCAAATACAAATATTTTTGTAGGTAATAATGCTCAAGGGAAAACTAATATACTAGAAAGTATATATTATTCAAGTATAGGAAAGTCTCATAGAACAAATAAAGATAAAGATCTTATAAAATGGGATAAAAATAATACATACTTAAGGACATATGTATCAAGGGAAAGATTAGATAAAACTATAGATATAAATATATTTAAAAATGGCAAAAAAGCTATAACTGTAAATAAAATAAAAATAAAAAAAATATCTGAACTAATGGGGAACTTAAATGTTGTTATGTTTTCGCCAGAAGACTTAAGAATAATTAAGGATTCCCCTGGAAATAGAAGGAAATTTCTAGATATAGAATTATGTAAAATAAACAATGTTTATTATCATGATTTAGTCCAATATAATAAAATTTTATCTGAAAGAAATACAGCTTTAAAAAATTGGAATAACAAAATTAATGATATAATTGATATTTATGATGAGCAACTTTCTAAATATGGAGCTTTTATAATTAAAGAGAGAAATAAGTATTTGGATAAATTAAATATTATTGGGAAAAATATACATAAGAAGATAACCAATGATTTAGAAGACATAAACTTTAGATATTTAACTAATATAAAAGATTTTGATAATGCAGAAAAAGAATTATTAATAGTTCTTAAGAAAAATCGAAAGAAAGATCTTGAGAGAAATTCAACTTCTATTGGTCCTCATAGAGATGATTTTGAAGTAAGTATAAACAATATAGATACCAGAATTTTTGGATCACAAGGGCAGCAAAGAACAGCTGTATTAACTTTAAAGTTTGCATCATTGGAAATAATAAAAAACGTAATAGGGGAATATCCTGTGCTTTTATTAGATGATGTACTATCTGAATTAGATTCAAATAGACAGCGATTTGTATTGAATTCTATTGATAAAATACAAACAATAATAACTTGTACTGGCATAGAAGAAATAGACAAATATTTAGATAAGAAACAATCTCAATTATATTTGGTTAACAATGGTAAAATAAAAAGAGTTTAA
- the remB gene encoding extracellular matrix regulator RemB, whose protein sequence is MFLHLGENVVVPIKDVIGIFDMETSMYSSDTIQFLRLAEEDGFVERITKEKPKSFVIAEVDKKSKIYLSPISSATLTKRTKVLYNEL, encoded by the coding sequence ATGTTTCTTCACTTAGGAGAAAATGTAGTAGTACCAATAAAAGATGTTATAGGAATATTCGACATGGAAACTTCTATGTATAGTTCAGATACTATACAATTTTTAAGATTAGCTGAAGAGGATGGATTTGTTGAAAGAATAACTAAAGAAAAACCAAAATCTTTTGTTATAGCTGAAGTAGATAAAAAGAGTAAAATATATTTGTCTCCTATATCTTCAGCTACACTAACTAAAAGAACAAAAGTTTTGTATAATGAGCTATAA
- the gyrB gene encoding DNA topoisomerase (ATP-hydrolyzing) subunit B, translated as MSQENKQVYDESQIQVLEGLEAVRKRPGMYIGSTSLRGLHHLVYEIVDNSIDEALAGFCTHIEVFIHKDNSITVVDDGRGMPVGMHSKVKKPAVEVIMTILHAGGKFGGGGYKVSGGLHGVGASVVNALSEHCNVEVRRDGHIWLQKYERGIPKTGLDIVGDTEKHGTKIYFKPDVEIFDELEFEYDTLAQRLRELAFLNKGIKISLTDERYDKQEMFHYEGGLRSFVLYLNRNKEKLHQQPIYVDKNKDGCIVEIAMQYNDGYAENIFSFANNIDTIEGGTHLAGFKSALTRAINDYARKFNYLKDIDKNLSGDDVREGLTAVISVKLTDPQFEGQTKTKLGNSEVRGIVDTIVGESIGSFLEENPNVGKIIIEKGLSASRAREAAKRARELTRRKSVLESTSLPGKLADCSSKDPSLCEIYLVEGDSAGGSAKQGRNREFQAILPLKGKIMNVEKQRLDKILASDEIRAMITAFGAGIGKEFNLEKIRYNRIIIMTDADVDGAHIRTLLLTFFYRYMKELIEEGHVYIAQPPLYRIYKAKKELYVYSDKELDEALLELGGKDTNTNIQRYKGLGEMDPEQLWETTMNPEHRTLLQVTIEDAMAADEIFTILMGTKVEPRRDFIENNADKVVNLDI; from the coding sequence ATGTCACAAGAAAATAAACAAGTTTATGATGAAAGCCAAATTCAAGTGTTAGAAGGTTTAGAAGCTGTTAGAAAAAGACCAGGAATGTATATTGGAAGCACTAGTTTAAGGGGCCTTCATCATTTGGTTTATGAAATAGTTGATAATAGTATAGATGAAGCACTTGCTGGCTTTTGTACACATATAGAAGTTTTTATACATAAAGATAATTCTATAACTGTTGTAGATGATGGACGTGGAATGCCAGTTGGTATGCATTCAAAGGTAAAAAAACCTGCTGTTGAAGTAATAATGACTATATTACATGCAGGTGGAAAATTTGGTGGTGGAGGATATAAGGTTTCTGGTGGTCTTCATGGTGTTGGAGCTTCTGTTGTTAATGCTCTATCAGAACATTGTAATGTAGAAGTAAGAAGAGATGGACATATATGGCTTCAAAAGTATGAAAGAGGCATACCAAAAACAGGATTAGATATAGTAGGAGATACAGAGAAACATGGTACCAAAATATACTTTAAGCCAGATGTTGAAATATTTGATGAACTAGAATTTGAATATGATACCTTAGCTCAAAGACTTAGAGAGTTAGCTTTCTTAAATAAGGGTATAAAAATTTCATTAACAGATGAAAGATATGATAAACAAGAAATGTTCCACTATGAGGGTGGATTGAGATCTTTTGTACTTTATTTAAACAGGAATAAGGAAAAATTACATCAACAACCTATATATGTTGATAAAAATAAAGATGGATGTATAGTTGAGATTGCTATGCAATATAACGATGGTTATGCAGAAAACATTTTTTCCTTTGCTAACAATATAGACACAATAGAAGGTGGAACTCATTTAGCTGGATTTAAATCAGCTTTAACAAGAGCTATAAATGACTATGCTAGAAAATTTAATTACTTAAAGGATATAGATAAAAATTTATCAGGAGATGATGTTAGGGAAGGTCTAACAGCAGTTATTTCAGTAAAATTAACAGATCCTCAATTTGAAGGACAGACAAAGACAAAGCTAGGAAATAGTGAAGTAAGAGGAATTGTAGATACAATAGTAGGTGAAAGCATAGGTTCATTCTTAGAGGAAAATCCTAATGTAGGTAAAATAATAATTGAAAAAGGCTTGTCAGCCTCAAGAGCCAGAGAAGCTGCAAAAAGGGCTAGGGAACTTACTAGAAGAAAATCTGTTTTAGAAAGTACTTCTCTTCCTGGAAAATTAGCAGATTGTTCTTCAAAGGATCCATCATTATGTGAAATTTATTTAGTCGAAGGAGACTCCGCAGGAGGATCTGCTAAACAAGGAAGAAATAGAGAATTTCAAGCTATATTACCTTTAAAGGGTAAAATAATGAATGTAGAAAAGCAAAGATTGGATAAAATATTAGCTTCAGATGAAATACGTGCTATGATAACTGCATTTGGAGCGGGTATAGGAAAAGAATTTAACCTTGAGAAAATAAGATATAATAGAATAATTATAATGACAGATGCTGACGTAGATGGAGCCCATATAAGAACTTTACTTTTAACATTCTTTTATAGATACATGAAAGAATTAATAGAGGAAGGTCATGTTTATATAGCTCAACCACCACTTTATAGAATATATAAGGCTAAAAAGGAACTTTATGTTTATTCAGATAAAGAATTGGATGAGGCATTATTAGAATTAGGTGGAAAAGATACTAATACTAATATTCAAAGATATAAAGGTCTTGGAGAAATGGATCCAGAACAACTTTGGGAAACTACTATGAACCCAGAACATAGAACTTTATTACAGGTAACAATAGAGGACGCTATGGCAGCAGATGAAATATTTACTATACTTATGGGAACAAAAGTAGAACCAAGAAGGGACTTTATAGAAAATAATGCTGATAAAGTAGTTAACTTGGACATATAA
- the gyrA gene encoding DNA gyrase subunit A: MLNEGKILPVDVSKEMKKCYIDYAMSVIAGRALPDVRDGLKPVHRRIIYSMQGLGLAPEKGYRKCARIVGDVLGKYHPHGDTAVYEALVRMAQDFSIRYTLVDGHGNFGSVDGDGAAAMRYTEAKMSKISMELIKDINKNTVDFIPNFDGEEEEPSVLPSRFPNLLVNGSAGIAVGMATNIPPHNLTEVIDGIIMLIENEDVNILDLMTKIKGPDFPTSGLIVGTRGIREAYETGRGKVIIRAKAEIEEEKGKNRIIVTEIPYQVNKSKLIENMANLVKDKKINGISDIRDESDRQGMRIVIELKRDANPNIVLNQLYKHTKLQDTFGIIMLALVNNQPQVLNLKEILVNYVEFQKEVIRRRTRFDLDKALARAHILEGLRIALDHIDEVIKLIRASKNTAEAKEGLMNNFNLSEKQAQAILDMKLQRLTGLEREKIEEEYKELMEKISYFREILDKEELVLSIIKEELIEIKNKYGDERKTEIVKGEHDIDIEDLIEDKKVIITLTHGGYIKRLDMDTYSSQKRGGKGIQATSTKQDDFIENMFVTSTHSTILFFTNRGKVYKLKAYEIPEAGRTAKGTNIINLIPIENNEKIQTVIGLKDIDDMKHFVMCTRNGIIKKTEIKKYSSIRKGGLNAINLREDDELIDVKMTKGNNEIIIVTQNGYCIRFNEEDVRPMGRVATGVKGITLREDDKAVSMEVVLEDEALLSISENGFGKRTDIEEYPIHRRGGKGVITYKITDKTGPIVGARFVKEDDELMLVNSGDVAIRINVSEISKTSRNAMGVKLMRTSEEEKIVAIAKIKSEDIIEEEILNEENVNEENVNEENVNEE; the protein is encoded by the coding sequence ATGCTAAACGAAGGAAAGATTTTGCCTGTAGATGTAAGTAAAGAAATGAAGAAATGTTATATAGACTATGCCATGAGTGTAATAGCTGGCCGTGCATTACCAGATGTAAGGGATGGGTTAAAGCCAGTACATAGAAGAATAATATATTCAATGCAGGGATTAGGATTAGCTCCAGAAAAAGGTTATAGAAAATGTGCGAGAATTGTAGGGGATGTACTAGGTAAGTATCATCCTCATGGTGATACAGCAGTTTATGAAGCTTTGGTAAGAATGGCTCAGGATTTCTCAATAAGGTATACATTAGTAGATGGGCATGGAAACTTTGGTTCTGTGGATGGCGATGGAGCAGCTGCAATGAGATATACAGAAGCTAAGATGAGCAAAATATCCATGGAACTTATAAAAGATATAAATAAAAATACAGTTGATTTTATTCCTAACTTTGATGGTGAAGAAGAAGAACCATCTGTATTACCATCAAGATTTCCTAATCTTTTAGTTAATGGTTCTGCAGGTATAGCAGTAGGTATGGCTACTAATATTCCACCCCATAATTTAACAGAGGTTATAGATGGAATAATAATGCTAATAGAAAATGAAGATGTAAATATACTTGATTTAATGACTAAAATAAAAGGACCAGATTTCCCTACTTCTGGATTAATCGTCGGTACAAGAGGGATAAGGGAAGCTTATGAAACGGGTAGGGGAAAAGTTATAATTAGAGCTAAAGCTGAGATTGAAGAAGAAAAAGGTAAAAATAGAATAATAGTTACAGAAATACCATACCAAGTTAATAAGTCTAAGCTTATAGAAAATATGGCTAACCTTGTAAAGGATAAAAAAATAAATGGGATCTCAGATATAAGAGATGAATCAGACAGACAAGGTATGAGAATTGTTATAGAACTAAAAAGAGATGCAAATCCTAATATAGTTTTAAACCAATTATATAAGCATACAAAACTTCAAGATACCTTTGGAATAATTATGTTAGCCTTAGTTAATAACCAACCCCAAGTTTTAAACTTAAAAGAAATATTAGTTAATTATGTGGAATTCCAAAAGGAAGTAATAAGAAGAAGAACTAGATTTGACTTAGATAAAGCATTAGCAAGGGCTCATATATTAGAAGGTTTAAGAATCGCCTTAGATCATATTGATGAAGTTATAAAGCTTATAAGAGCATCTAAAAATACAGCTGAAGCTAAAGAGGGATTAATGAATAACTTTAATCTTTCAGAAAAGCAAGCTCAAGCTATATTGGATATGAAGCTACAAAGGCTTACAGGCTTAGAAAGAGAAAAAATAGAAGAAGAATATAAAGAACTTATGGAAAAAATAAGTTATTTTAGAGAAATATTAGATAAAGAAGAATTAGTACTAAGTATAATAAAAGAAGAATTAATAGAAATAAAAAATAAATATGGTGATGAAAGAAAAACAGAAATAGTAAAAGGTGAGCATGATATAGATATAGAAGACTTAATTGAAGATAAAAAGGTAATAATAACTTTAACTCATGGTGGATACATAAAAAGATTAGATATGGATACATACTCTTCACAAAAAAGAGGAGGAAAGGGTATTCAAGCCACATCTACAAAACAGGATGATTTTATAGAAAATATGTTTGTAACGTCTACTCATAGTACTATATTATTCTTTACAAATAGAGGTAAGGTATATAAACTTAAAGCTTATGAAATACCAGAAGCAGGAAGAACAGCTAAAGGTACAAATATAATAAATCTTATACCTATAGAAAATAATGAAAAAATACAAACAGTAATAGGATTAAAAGACATAGATGATATGAAACATTTTGTAATGTGCACTAGAAATGGAATAATTAAAAAGACAGAAATAAAGAAATATTCTTCTATAAGAAAAGGTGGATTAAATGCCATAAATTTAAGAGAAGATGATGAACTAATAGATGTAAAAATGACTAAGGGAAATAATGAAATAATAATAGTCACACAAAATGGGTACTGCATAAGATTTAATGAAGAAGATGTAAGGCCTATGGGAAGAGTTGCAACAGGAGTTAAGGGTATAACATTAAGAGAAGATGATAAAGCTGTATCTATGGAGGTAGTGTTAGAAGATGAAGCACTACTATCAATAAGTGAAAATGGATTTGGAAAAAGAACAGATATAGAAGAATATCCTATCCATAGAAGAGGTGGAAAAGGTGTTATAACTTATAAAATAACAGATAAAACAGGACCTATAGTTGGAGCAAGGTTTGTAAAAGAAGATGATGAACTTATGCTTGTAAATAGTGGTGATGTTGCAATAAGAATAAATGTTTCGGAAATATCTAAAACTAGTAGAAATGCTATGGGTGTAAAACTAATGAGAACTAGTGAAGAAGAAAAAATAGTAGCTATAGCTAAAATAAAGAGTGAAGACATAATAGAAGAAGAAATTTTAAATGAAGAGAATGTAAATGAAGAGAATGTAAATGAAGAGAATGTAAATGAAGAATAA
- a CDS encoding HD domain-containing protein translates to MHLDNQELKIFNKLSISEQKHSIKVAYDIEKLYEEGKYNLTKNEFIKVALLHDIGKLNYKVDIIKKSIIVIMDKITNSRIKKFQNIKSVYVHYNHPYLGYCILKEYNKYSEEMLFLVKNHHDENIINKELSLLIYTDNLN, encoded by the coding sequence ATGCATTTAGATAATCAGGAATTAAAAATCTTTAATAAATTATCTATAAGTGAACAAAAGCATTCTATAAAAGTAGCTTATGATATAGAAAAATTATATGAAGAAGGTAAATATAATCTCACAAAGAATGAGTTTATAAAGGTAGCTTTATTACATGATATAGGAAAATTAAATTATAAAGTTGATATTATAAAAAAAAGCATAATAGTAATTATGGATAAAATTACGAATTCTAGAATAAAAAAATTTCAAAATATTAAATCAGTTTATGTTCATTATAATCATCCTTATTTAGGATATTGCATTTTAAAAGAATATAATAAATATAGTGAGGAAATGTTATTTTTAGTTAAAAACCATCATGATGAAAATATTATAAATAAAGAATTAAGTTTATTAATATATACTGATAATTTAAATTAA
- a CDS encoding transcription repressor NadR has translation MNSIERRKKIENMLMKNNKPIKGNEMGQKLGVTRQVIVKDIAILRASGRNIIATPEGYLIPNENKELIRRIIAVCHDSEDIKEELETIIKFGGIVEDVVVEHPVYGEIKAMLMIKSMYDIDNFIKNIQNNKAEPLLILTGGIHLHTISSDNEDIMNKIIEELNKKNYLVDEEI, from the coding sequence ATGAATTCAATAGAAAGAAGAAAAAAAATTGAAAATATGTTAATGAAAAATAATAAACCTATTAAGGGTAATGAAATGGGACAAAAATTAGGTGTCACAAGACAGGTCATAGTAAAGGATATAGCTATTTTAAGAGCCTCAGGTAGAAATATAATTGCTACACCTGAAGGCTATTTAATACCTAATGAAAATAAAGAATTAATAAGAAGAATTATAGCTGTATGTCATGATAGTGAGGATATAAAGGAGGAGTTGGAGACTATAATTAAATTTGGAGGAATAGTAGAAGATGTGGTAGTAGAACATCCTGTATATGGAGAAATAAAAGCCATGCTGATGATAAAATCCATGTATGATATAGATAATTTTATAAAAAATATACAAAATAATAAAGCCGAACCTTTATTAATACTTACTGGTGGAATTCATTTGCATACAATATCTTCAGATAATGAAGATATAATGAATAAAATAATAGAAGAATTAAATAAAAAAAATTATTTAGTAGATGAGGAAATATAA
- a CDS encoding DUF362 domain-containing protein, translating to MDKVALLKCDEYDLKKVEKTLRNGFELLGGNSFLNKLIPYNSKVLLKPNMLSIENEGSPVITNSIVFEAVIRILKDYSSNISFGDSPGFGDSKRAAEKSGLLNIAKKYNITFKDFKESINVSCDNSILCRSWTVAKAAYETDVLITLPKLKTHAMAYFTGAVKNQFGCIPGTLKATWHTRMPNANNFCKMLLDLNTLLETDFAILDGIIAMEGNGPKSGSPYNLNTIIMGNSLTAVDSVAVKIIGYDNPLEIPVLKEAYDSNWGSVFLKDIEVLGEKIDSMVVNDFKLCREGGDFYFINPKVTNFLKDIIAPDPTLIEEKCIGCSRCAEVCPEKPYVIDMIKEGDKKIPVWNMKKCIRCFCCQELCPKGAIETKYSLIGRFLNRNGR from the coding sequence ATGGATAAAGTGGCCCTTTTAAAATGTGATGAATATGATTTAAAAAAAGTAGAAAAAACTTTAAGAAATGGATTTGAACTTTTAGGAGGAAACTCTTTTTTAAATAAACTTATACCTTATAATAGTAAAGTTCTTTTAAAACCTAATATGCTTAGTATTGAGAATGAAGGTTCTCCTGTGATAACTAATAGTATAGTTTTTGAAGCAGTAATAAGAATATTAAAAGATTATTCTAGTAACATATCCTTTGGAGATTCCCCTGGATTTGGAGATTCTAAAAGAGCAGCTGAAAAATCTGGATTACTTAATATAGCAAAGAAATATAATATAACATTTAAAGATTTTAAAGAATCTATTAATGTAAGTTGTGATAATTCTATTTTATGTAGATCTTGGACTGTAGCAAAAGCAGCTTATGAAACAGATGTATTAATAACATTACCTAAATTAAAAACACATGCTATGGCTTACTTTACTGGTGCAGTTAAAAATCAGTTTGGATGTATACCAGGAACATTAAAAGCCACTTGGCATACAAGAATGCCTAATGCAAATAATTTTTGTAAAATGTTATTAGATTTAAATACATTGCTAGAAACTGATTTTGCTATATTAGATGGAATTATAGCTATGGAAGGAAATGGCCCTAAAAGTGGAAGTCCATATAACCTTAATACAATTATAATGGGAAATAGCCTTACAGCAGTGGATTCCGTTGCTGTTAAAATAATAGGATATGATAATCCATTAGAAATTCCTGTATTAAAAGAAGCTTATGATAGTAATTGGGGAAGTGTTTTTTTAAAAGACATAGAGGTATTAGGTGAAAAAATAGATAGCATGGTTGTAAATGATTTTAAACTTTGTAGAGAAGGTGGGGATTTTTATTTTATAAATCCTAAAGTTACAAATTTTTTAAAAGATATTATTGCACCAGATCCTACTTTAATAGAAGAAAAATGCATAGGATGTAGTAGATGTGCTGAAGTATGTCCCGAAAAACCATATGTTATAGATATGATAAAAGAAGGAGATAAAAAAATACCAGTTTGGAATATGAAAAAATGTATAAGATGTTTTTGTTGTCAGGAACTTTGCCCTAAGGGAGCTATAGAAACTAAATATTCTTTGATTGGAAGATTTTTAAATAGAAATGGTAGGTGA